Genomic DNA from Rhizophagus irregularis chromosome 1, complete sequence:
TTTCAGGTTGAATATACAGCTAGCACTCTTAATGTCCGTAGTACTGTGAATCTGAGGGGACCATGAAGAGATGTATTAGATGGAACACAATCTATTTTCGTGTCCTCGTTTGCTTCTGCTAAAGAATTGTCATCGTGTTCTGTAACCGGAAATCTGTTAACGAACAAGTCGTTTCTATGGACATCAACTGCCGTGCCTAAGGACTGACTAAGAGGAGATATTTTCTTGTGAAGGGACTGCTTATAATTAGTGTACCTATGATTCGGATACATTGAGTAGGATTGAGAAACCAATCTCTCTAGGCAGGCGTAATTGAACTTTATgtgcaaaaatttttgtttcactATAGTCGGCTACGTAAAAGGAGACAGATTGTATATGGTAACTGTAAGACCAAATGTCAAGAGTATTGCGTCCACATTCTTCCATGATCCTTGAGACTCTTAGGTGTATCTCTTCGGTCACTGAAACTAGCGTGGAACTCTTCAACGATCACATTCCTTGGAATCTTGGACCGTGACGAAAAATCTACTAAATCTACTTGTATTTTTGATGACTGGAGCAAATACcccataaaatatttttcagaaaaatgatcacgtgtctgagtttcttagaaaaatgatcatttattggAGTTTTTTTCCAGTAGGGATATTCAAGTACAGTTCCATTATGCTCCCAAAATTCTTCACGGAAATCATACACTCTATAGCCGCGGGTATTATTGTCTTGCACTATCAACTTTGTGGACAACTCCTCGTAAAGATCAGTAAACAGTTTTTTCTACTCCGgtcatcttttttatattaatcccattttttcaaatagatgagaaaaaaaatttgaccgTATAAGATAGTAAAAACGGACATAGAGGATTATAGAACATCAGTCCCGTTCTTGCCAGCCACCGAAGAAACAATTTACGTGGTTCTTAAACCTTCAAGTTCTGGAAGTATTCAAAGTacattgatataaaaataaatccgTTTTCCGTAGTTAATATGAACATATGATAGTTTGTCGATAAATGCACCCACTTGAAAGTCTCGACACTATGGTGATGTAGTAGCACCATTGCTACTGAAATAGTAACTCGCTCTCTCATTGCTTGCCCTTATTTGTCAACTAATGCTCAAACTGTtcgaaaacaaaaaaatgttactaTGTATTATCCTTTCTCGAAAATTTTGTGCCATGTCAAAGATATCATCATCCTTTGTGGAATGCTTTGTAAcagttctttaaaattaataaaagacaAACACAATAAATGCAATAGCAAATAATACATACTGATTTGTGcgtgaataaaaaatatgtctgCATCAGTTATCGCAAGCAATGGCCGGGAGAGATATTTTCTTATGGCGATTCATTTGAACAGGTGTTGTATTTTAAACCAAGTAAAAtacgttaaaataaatttacggATATTACGAATGGTACACTGGTTTTAAATGTCACTTATTCTGTCTTTAAAGAATCTCCGATTAACGTAACACTACTGAAACGAAGATAATCTCTATCGCAATGTGTCTTTCGTAGTATGTTCgacatattttctttttgcaaagacttttttacaatataaataataactcaCAAGTATTTCCTAAGTTAGggcctataaaaaaaattttttagaaaattgatcacatCGGAGTTTTTTTGctagaaaaatgattatttatcgGAATTTTCCCCGGAAAATTTTTTAGCGAGAGAATAAGTAAAAAGATATCAATAACCTATCCCGGAGAAATTTTATTCCAGGTGTCATAGTAATGCGTTCgtcatttttatgaaatattcgTTATACAAGTACACATGTTTAAATGTTGCTAATTCCTACAATCCTACATGAtcgtatatattatattataattaagatTGTATTGGGATACAATACTGGTCAAGTTCTTTATGTTGTATCTGTAAACATGTTATTGAGAATAAGAAACAGAGATTAAAAAAtagttacaaaattttaaaaagaactTGCGAATCGAATCATTAACGCAAAAGGTTCTGATTTTACATCAGTTGAATTGACGAgtcattaaaagaatttacacgattttaaattttttaaattagttaaaaaatacaaataaatataataaccCTCTAGTTTAATTcctataaatttaatgatatatcaTAACTATTCCACTAacaaacataataaataaagttacaccaatcattttataaatatatatatgtccaATGTATAAAGTTATACCGGAACTCATGGAAATTGGTGTTGGTAATGATTTGGGTGTAATATTATCTGCAAGAGAATTGGTGGTTGAAGACGTTCCAGAAGgagtattaatatttgaagatgTGAAAGTAACTatactatcattattattttgcggattattattatttataacttctTTTGGATTATTATCTTGAGAATTCGttgaattattatcaaatagaGCTTCTTTTGGATTGTTATCACTGAGAGTATTTGTTGGAGTTTTGCCACTTTGACTATTTGTTGGATTGTTACCACCTTGATCGTTTGTTGGATTTTTGCCACCTTGACTATTTGTTGGATTGTTACCACCTTGATCATTTGTTGGATTTTTGCCACCTTGATCATTTGTTGGATTTTTGCCACCTTGACTATTTATTGGAGTTTTGCCACTTTGACTATTTGTTGGATTGTTACCACCTTGATCGTTTGTTGGATTGTTACCACCTTGATCATTTGTTGGATTTTTGCCACCTTGATCATTTGTTGGATTTTTGCCATTTTGACTATTTGTTGGATTTTTGCCGCTTTGGTCATTTGTTGGATTATTTGTTGAACCCCttgtaaaacaaaaatatatatttggataaatcaaaataaagaaagagaaGAGAATATAA
This window encodes:
- a CDS encoding uncharacterized protein (SECRETED:cutsite_VVS-HH; SECRETED:prob_0.6993); SECRETED:SignalP(1-21), with translation MRYFKFLICFLILNSFLLVVSHHHKDDVNDENENENDPSTNPGGTGSPSPTGGSDHTFLPKNNTPTGSTNNPTNDQSGKNPTNSQNGKNPTNDQGGKNPTNDQGGNNPTNDQGGNNPTNSQSGKTPINSQGGKNPTNDQGGKNPTNDQGGNNPTNSQGGKNPTNDQGGNNPTNSQSGKTPTNTLSDNNPKEALFDNNSTNSQDNNPKEVINNNNPQNNNDSIVTFTSSNINTPSGTSSTTNSLADNITPKSLPTPISMSSGITLYIGHIYIYKMIGVTLFIMFVSGIVMIYH